In the Clostridia bacterium genome, GGGTTGACCCGGGGTAAAGATACCAAATTTCACCATACAGAAAAGCTGGACAAAGGAGAAGTGGTCATTGCCCAATTCACCGAGCACACTTCCGCCATTAAAGTGCGCGGTAGAGCCGAAATCTTGACGAAGCACGGCAGGGTCGAATCGGACGGCTAGAAATGTCTTCAAGGGGGATCCGGGAATGTGGACTGTGGTTTACGTCATGTCGAATCGCAGTGATGCGGAAACCATGAAGCAAGCACTGATGGATGAGGGAATTCTCGCCATGTTACGTGCTGCTGGTTCTCCTCAAGGAGGCGAACACGGTCCCGTAGAAATATTGGTACTGGAATCCGAGGCGGAAGAAGCTTCGGAAGTGATTAGCAAGACGCTGTCAACTCTGGGAGGAATATAGTATTGATGAAAAAAATCGGTGTGTTAACCAGTGGGGGCGATGCCCCCGGCATGAATGCCGCCATTCGCGCCGTGGTTAGGATGGGGGCATATTTCTCCGTGGAAGTGGTGGGCATTCGCCGCGGTTTCGCGGGCATGATTGAAAAGGACTTCGTCCCTTTAGGGGTCAGCTCCGTGGCCGATATCATTCACCGTGGCGGTACTATCTTACATACGGCTCGTTCGGAAGCGTTCCTGACCGTAAAGGGCCGGATGAAGGCGCTGCAAAACGCCCGGGAAGAAGGCATTGAAGGTGTGATTGTCATCGGCGGCAACGGTTCCTTCGCGGGGGCCGGGGAACTGGCCAAGTTAGGGCTACCCACCATCGGGGTACCGGCCACCATTGATAACGATATTGGCTGTACAGATTTTACCATCGGTTTTGATACGGCGGTTAATACCGTGATCGATGCCATTAACAGGATCCGGGATACGGCCACTTCCCATGAGCGCATTTTTGTGCTGGAAGTGATGGGCAGGGACTCGGGGCAGATCGCTTTGATGGCCGGCTTGGCCGGGGGTGCGGAGTCGCTGGTTATTCCCGAGGAACCGATTACCATGCAAGAAGTGGTGGACAAAATTCAAAGAGGGTTTCGCCGGGGCAAGAAGCACAGCATCGTTCTGGTAGCGGAAGGTGCAGGCAGTGCTTTGCAGGTGAGCAAAGAAATCGAGGTGCTCTTGGGTTTGGAAACGCGGGTCACTATTCTGGGACATATCCAACGAGGGGGAACCCCCACCGCTTTCGACCGGGCTTTGGCCAGCCGCTTAGGTGGCCGGGCGGTGGAATTGTTGTTGGAAGGAGCCAGCAGCCGGATGGTGGGCCTCGTTGGTTGTCAAATTGTGGACTCTGACTTCGATACTGCCCTGAGCCAAAAAACGAGCATTGATTTGGACGTTTACCGCCTGGCTAACATACTGTCGATGTAGGAGGATTTGCATGCGTCAAACTAAAATTGTCTGCACGATTGGTCCTGCCAGTGAAGATATCTCAACTTTAAAGGAAATGCTGCTGGCCGGCATGAATGTGGCCCGGTTAAATTTTTCCCACGGGAGTCATGCTGAGCACCTGCGCCGCATTAACAATATTAGGCAGGCTTCCTTGGAAACGAAAGTGCCGGTGGCAATCCTGCTGGATACGAAAGGACCGGAAATCCGGATTGGGGACTTTGAAGGGGTCATAACCCTCCAGACGGGGCAGGATTTCATTTTAACGGTCACACCGGGTCCCAGCGGTCCGGGGAAGGTTTTCGTCAACTATCCCGGCCTGCCCCGGGATGTGCAGCCCGGTGACCGGATTTTGATCGACGACGGTCTCATTGGTTTGACAGTCCGAGAAGTCGCCGGCGAAGACATTCATTGTACGGTAGAAAACGGGGGCGAGCTTTCAGGGCGCAAGGGAGTCAATGTGCCCGGAGTTCCCATTAAGCTGCCCTCCGTGACCGATAAAGACATCGAAGACATTCTGTTTGGAATTAAACACCAGGTGGATTTCATTGCTGCTTCTTTCGTCAGGAATGCCGCCGACGTGTTAGAGATCAGGAAGATCCTGGAGCAACATCATTCCCCCATCAAAATCATCGCCAAAATTGAAACACAAGCAGCAGTGGACAATATTGAGGAAATACTGGCAGTAGCCGATGGGATTATGGTGGCCAGGGGGGATCTGGGGGTAGAAATTCCTGCTGAGGAAGTTCCCCTGGTGCAAAAACAGATTATCAGCCAGTGCAACTTCTTGGGCAAGCCGGTGATCACTGCCACGCAAATGCTGGATTCAATGATGAGGAACCCGCGTCCCACCCGGGCGGAGGCTTCCGATGTGGCTAATGCCATTATCGACGGCACCGATGCGGTCATGTTGTCCGGGGAGACCGCTTCCGGGAAATACCCGGTGGAAGCCGTCAAGACCATGGCCAGGATTGCGGAAAAGACGGAAAAAGTAATTTTGGGAGAGAACTATGTACCGGTAACGGAACTGATGGCAGAAAAGACCATCACCGGGGCCATTGGCCACGCTACCTATACCGTGGCGCAAGAACTGGCAGTGGAGGCGATTATTACACCAACCACCTCCGGTTTTACGCCTAGAATGGTAGCGCGCCATCGCCCCCAGGCCCCCATCGTGGCTACCAGTCCCGACCCGGTGGTCTGCCGGCAACTGCTGCTGGTTTGGGGTGTGTACCCGGTCCATACCGAGAAAGCCGAGGGTACTGATGCCATCATCAGTACCGGGGTCAAGGCGGCCTTGGATGCCGGTATTATTAAACTGGGCGACTTGGTCGTCATTACCGCCGGGGTGCCGGCCGGCACGGCCGGGACCACGAACTTGTTAAAAGTGCACGTGGTCGGCGAGGTGGTGGCCAAAGGGCAGGGCATAGGCCGGTCGGTGGTGACAGCCCCGGTACGCCTGTGCAAGACCGCGGCGGAAGCCGTGGATAAGGTGCAGCCCGGCGATGTCTTAGTGACCTACGGCACCGATAAAGACTTTATGCCGGCTATGGAGAAAGCCGGCGCCCTGGTCACGGTGGAAGGGGGGTTAACATCCCACGGGGCCATCGTGGGCCTGAGCTTGGGCGTACCGGTGGTGGTGGGGGTGCGAAATGCCATGGAAGTGTTAAAAGATGGTGAAGTGGTTACCATCGACGGTTCCACCGGGCAAATCTACAAAGGTGTCACCAAGGTCCTTTGAGGAGGTGAGGCCGCAAGGCCGATCCTTCCCTTGTAAAATAGTTTGACTAGCACGAAAATTTTAAAGTCTGTAATGGGAGGAATGTGGTGTTGGTACAGAAAGTGCGAATCACGGATACGACATTAAGGGATGCGCATCAATCGTTGTTGGCCACCAGGATGAAAACAGGGGATATGCTGCCGATAGCGGAAAAAATGGACCGGGTCGGCTTTCACTCGGTGGAAGTTTGGGGTGGCGCCACTTTCGACACCTGTATGCGCTACCTGAATGAAGATCCCTGGGAGCGGCTGGACAACCTGAAGAAAGTGTTTGTGCGGACTCCCCTGCAGATGCTGCTAAGGGGACAGAACCTGCTGGGATACAAGCATTATCCTGACGATGTGGTAGAAGCTTTCGTCAAGAAGG is a window encoding:
- a CDS encoding glutamate decarboxylase: MWTVVYVMSNRSDAETMKQALMDEGILAMLRAAGSPQGGEHGPVEILVLESEAEEASEVISKTLSTLGGI
- the pyk gene encoding pyruvate kinase, with the translated sequence MRQTKIVCTIGPASEDISTLKEMLLAGMNVARLNFSHGSHAEHLRRINNIRQASLETKVPVAILLDTKGPEIRIGDFEGVITLQTGQDFILTVTPGPSGPGKVFVNYPGLPRDVQPGDRILIDDGLIGLTVREVAGEDIHCTVENGGELSGRKGVNVPGVPIKLPSVTDKDIEDILFGIKHQVDFIAASFVRNAADVLEIRKILEQHHSPIKIIAKIETQAAVDNIEEILAVADGIMVARGDLGVEIPAEEVPLVQKQIISQCNFLGKPVITATQMLDSMMRNPRPTRAEASDVANAIIDGTDAVMLSGETASGKYPVEAVKTMARIAEKTEKVILGENYVPVTELMAEKTITGAIGHATYTVAQELAVEAIITPTTSGFTPRMVARHRPQAPIVATSPDPVVCRQLLLVWGVYPVHTEKAEGTDAIISTGVKAALDAGIIKLGDLVVITAGVPAGTAGTTNLLKVHVVGEVVAKGQGIGRSVVTAPVRLCKTAAEAVDKVQPGDVLVTYGTDKDFMPAMEKAGALVTVEGGLTSHGAIVGLSLGVPVVVGVRNAMEVLKDGEVVTIDGSTGQIYKGVTKVL
- the mtrB gene encoding trp RNA-binding attenuation protein MtrB, with amino-acid sequence MVERYVCEDYVVIKALENGVTVFGLTRGKDTKFHHTEKLDKGEVVIAQFTEHTSAIKVRGRAEILTKHGRVESDG
- the pfkA gene encoding 6-phosphofructokinase; the protein is MKKIGVLTSGGDAPGMNAAIRAVVRMGAYFSVEVVGIRRGFAGMIEKDFVPLGVSSVADIIHRGGTILHTARSEAFLTVKGRMKALQNAREEGIEGVIVIGGNGSFAGAGELAKLGLPTIGVPATIDNDIGCTDFTIGFDTAVNTVIDAINRIRDTATSHERIFVLEVMGRDSGQIALMAGLAGGAESLVIPEEPITMQEVVDKIQRGFRRGKKHSIVLVAEGAGSALQVSKEIEVLLGLETRVTILGHIQRGGTPTAFDRALASRLGGRAVELLLEGASSRMVGLVGCQIVDSDFDTALSQKTSIDLDVYRLANILSM